A DNA window from Streptomyces parvus contains the following coding sequences:
- a CDS encoding lipopolysaccharide biosynthesis protein has translation MTSVNRVLDDHDEPALLRDQFRQLLRYRTLLAVGVVVGLLGGGYLALGGEKTYTATGEVQVRSAIADPFAAGATADKGINIGSERQTAVSDTVGTLAAGTLLKEGDDVTARKLLAGLQVTNPPNTLTLRFSYTGATPEQSRARAEALANAYLAHRKARTEESIENMAGGYRAQLKPLEEKRDLLEEQAGAGAADDVTSARANIIVSISELSRKISELKALDTTPGYLNKRPVAPASPTGAGLPLLLGLGGVVGLALGLLLSWVRLVFDPAVRSDRELVRSLSAPLLGTLPRERPAGTGLLAIGRGGSRLAEEYRAVAFRLAYDPSFAESRRLLVTAPRGDNAAAAAAAANLAAAFAEMGRDVLLVEADLRTPALARQLGSAAHETRSPRWAAEEGDGSWPTGTRSGVDVPGSGAFTLIPGAAVDNVPRALTSPPVGRIVGEADSPGTVVIVLAPPVLAYADAVALVDRVTGVMIVCDPREVHRSDLERIREIISASGGSVLGALLHPSRGRLRRAERRPKSARRRSGGSGPTAPTAEPDSPGAGQDPTETLGLRSLTLPASRR, from the coding sequence ATGACATCTGTGAACCGGGTCCTGGACGACCACGACGAGCCGGCGCTCCTGCGCGACCAGTTCCGCCAACTCCTGCGCTACCGAACCCTGCTGGCCGTCGGCGTGGTCGTCGGACTGCTCGGCGGCGGCTATCTCGCCCTCGGCGGCGAGAAGACGTACACCGCCACCGGGGAGGTCCAGGTCCGGTCGGCCATCGCCGACCCCTTCGCCGCCGGAGCCACCGCCGACAAGGGCATCAACATCGGCTCCGAGCGCCAGACCGCCGTCAGCGACACCGTCGGCACCCTGGCCGCTGGCACCCTCCTCAAGGAAGGCGACGACGTCACCGCCCGCAAGCTGCTCGCCGGACTCCAGGTCACCAACCCGCCCAACACCCTCACCCTCCGCTTCTCCTACACCGGCGCCACCCCCGAACAGTCCCGCGCCCGCGCCGAAGCCCTCGCCAACGCCTATCTCGCCCACCGCAAGGCGCGCACCGAGGAGAGCATCGAGAACATGGCGGGCGGCTACCGCGCCCAGCTGAAGCCGCTGGAGGAGAAGCGCGACCTCCTGGAGGAACAGGCCGGTGCGGGAGCGGCCGACGACGTCACCAGCGCCCGCGCCAACATCATCGTCTCCATCTCCGAGCTGAGCCGGAAGATCTCCGAGCTGAAGGCCCTGGACACCACCCCCGGCTACCTCAACAAGAGGCCGGTCGCCCCGGCGTCGCCCACCGGGGCGGGCCTGCCCCTGCTCCTCGGCCTCGGCGGTGTCGTCGGCCTGGCGCTCGGGCTGCTGCTGTCCTGGGTGCGGCTCGTCTTCGACCCCGCCGTACGCTCCGACCGCGAACTGGTCCGCTCGCTCAGCGCGCCGCTGCTGGGCACCCTGCCCCGGGAGCGCCCCGCCGGGACGGGGCTGCTCGCCATCGGCCGCGGCGGCTCCCGGCTCGCCGAGGAGTACCGCGCGGTCGCCTTCCGGCTCGCCTACGACCCGTCGTTCGCCGAGAGCCGCCGCCTGCTGGTCACCGCCCCGCGCGGGGACAACGCGGCAGCAGCAGCCGCTGCCGCCAACCTCGCCGCCGCCTTCGCCGAGATGGGCCGGGACGTCCTGCTCGTCGAGGCCGACCTGCGCACCCCGGCCCTCGCCCGGCAGTTGGGCTCCGCCGCCCACGAGACGCGTTCGCCGCGCTGGGCCGCCGAGGAGGGTGACGGCAGCTGGCCCACCGGCACCCGCTCGGGCGTGGACGTCCCCGGCTCCGGGGCCTTCACCCTGATCCCCGGTGCCGCCGTGGACAACGTCCCGCGCGCTCTCACCTCACCGCCCGTCGGCCGGATCGTCGGCGAGGCCGACAGCCCGGGCACCGTCGTCATCGTGCTGGCCCCGCCCGTCCTCGCCTACGCCGACGCGGTCGCCCTCGTCGACCGGGTCACCGGCGTCATGATCGTGTGCGACCCGCGCGAGGTGCACCGCAGCGACCTGGAGCGCATCCGCGAGATCATCAGCGCCTCCGGCGGCTCCGTCCTCGGCGCCCTGCTCCACCCGTCCCGGGGCCGGCTGCGCCGTGCCGAGCGCCGCCCGAAGTCCGCCCGCCGCCGCTCCGGAGGCTCGGGACCGACGGCCCCCACCGCCGAGCCGGACAGCCCCGGGGCCGGCCAAGACCCCACCGAGACCCTCGGCCTGCGCTCCCTGACCCTCCCCGCGTCCCGCCGGTGA
- a CDS encoding glycosyltransferase, with amino-acid sequence MKILHVVTLHTPDHAFGGPTRVAFNLSKVQRAHGDDARVMALGDGFPHGELPSHVEGVPVHLFQARHVLPMFEVSGIASAGLLNTARRMMRGADLVHVHLMRDLVTLPAALLALATRTPLVVQTHGMIDPTEKKVAQLTDLLGVRKVLREADAVLHLTEMERVDVNAVAAPVPLTRTVRLVNGVRPQERKPAREPGRPPTVLYLARIQERKRPEDFVAAMPHVLARHPDARFVLAGPDTGALAGTLALARKLGVAESLDHVGPLEHDEVLAADREADVYVLPAIEEPFPVSVLEAMSVGTPVVITRTCGQAPDVARAGSGRVIDSRVGEDAANARKVADAVLELLEPEAAEQAGKAAWELVNEQFTIEAVTATLRRTYEDVVRRR; translated from the coding sequence GTGAAAATCCTGCACGTTGTCACGCTCCACACCCCGGACCATGCCTTCGGCGGTCCGACACGCGTGGCGTTCAACCTCTCCAAGGTCCAGCGTGCGCACGGCGACGACGCACGCGTCATGGCCCTCGGCGACGGCTTCCCCCACGGTGAACTGCCCAGCCATGTGGAGGGAGTTCCGGTCCACCTCTTCCAGGCCCGGCACGTCCTCCCGATGTTCGAGGTCAGCGGCATCGCCTCCGCCGGGCTGCTGAACACCGCCCGCCGCATGATGCGCGGCGCCGACCTCGTCCACGTCCATCTGATGCGGGACCTGGTGACCCTGCCCGCGGCCCTCCTCGCGCTCGCGACCCGTACCCCCCTGGTCGTCCAGACCCACGGGATGATCGACCCGACCGAGAAGAAGGTCGCCCAGCTCACCGACCTCCTCGGGGTCCGCAAGGTGCTGCGCGAGGCGGACGCCGTGCTGCACCTCACCGAGATGGAGCGCGTCGACGTGAACGCCGTCGCCGCACCCGTCCCGCTCACCCGTACCGTCCGGCTGGTCAACGGCGTGCGTCCGCAGGAGCGCAAGCCCGCCCGCGAGCCCGGCCGTCCGCCCACCGTGCTGTATCTGGCCCGGATCCAGGAGCGCAAGCGGCCCGAGGACTTCGTCGCCGCGATGCCGCACGTCCTCGCCCGCCACCCGGACGCCCGCTTCGTGCTGGCCGGCCCCGACACCGGCGCGCTGGCCGGCACCCTCGCCCTCGCCCGGAAGCTCGGGGTGGCCGAATCCCTGGACCACGTGGGCCCGTTGGAGCACGACGAGGTGCTGGCCGCCGACCGTGAGGCCGATGTGTATGTGCTGCCCGCGATCGAGGAGCCGTTCCCGGTCTCGGTGCTGGAGGCGATGTCGGTCGGCACCCCGGTCGTCATCACCCGCACCTGCGGACAGGCCCCCGATGTGGCGCGGGCGGGTTCGGGCCGGGTCATCGACAGCCGGGTCGGCGAGGACGCGGCCAACGCCCGCAAGGTCGCCGACGCCGTCCTGGAGCTGCTGGAGCCGGAGGCCGCCGAGCAGGCGGGCAAGGCGGCCTGGGAGCTGGTGAACGAGCAGTTCACCATCGAGGCCGTCACCGCCACCCTCCGGCGGACCTACGAGGACGTGGTCCGCCGGAGGTGA
- a CDS encoding CDP-alcohol phosphatidyltransferase family protein, with the protein MGSTGTVLRELRGAQKSAKGVSLYSRYVNRPAGRVLAAGAYRAGLTPNQVTLISAVFTYSALASVALVEPSWTLAVLVYGALAVGFAFDSADGQLARLTGRGGPDGEWLDHVVDCGKLLLVHAAVLISFYRFGELPSDSWLLLPLGFQLAAVVTFCAGLLREHLGKAAASARGPSWAAASAAGPVSRVRAVALLPADYGVFCLVFLLLGAPGAFRAGYAVLAVVHTLFLAAFLAKWFRELKALRAG; encoded by the coding sequence ATGGGAAGCACGGGCACCGTGCTGCGCGAATTGCGCGGCGCACAGAAGAGCGCCAAAGGCGTCTCGCTCTACTCGCGGTACGTGAACCGGCCCGCCGGCCGTGTGCTCGCGGCCGGGGCCTACCGGGCGGGACTGACGCCCAACCAAGTGACGCTGATCAGCGCGGTGTTCACGTACAGCGCACTGGCGTCGGTCGCGCTCGTCGAGCCGTCCTGGACGCTCGCCGTGCTGGTCTACGGCGCCCTCGCGGTCGGTTTCGCCTTCGACTCCGCCGACGGGCAGCTCGCCCGGCTCACCGGCCGGGGCGGGCCCGACGGGGAATGGCTGGACCATGTCGTGGACTGCGGGAAGCTGCTGCTCGTCCACGCCGCGGTCCTGATCTCCTTCTACCGCTTCGGTGAACTGCCCTCTGACAGCTGGCTGTTGCTGCCACTGGGCTTCCAGCTGGCCGCCGTGGTCACTTTCTGCGCGGGGCTGCTGCGCGAACACCTCGGAAAGGCGGCGGCGAGTGCCCGGGGCCCGTCCTGGGCCGCGGCGTCGGCGGCGGGCCCCGTCTCGCGGGTACGGGCCGTGGCCCTGCTGCCCGCCGACTACGGGGTGTTCTGCCTGGTGTTCCTGCTGCTCGGCGCACCCGGGGCCTTCCGCGCCGGGTACGCCGTGCTCGCGGTCGTGCACACGCTGTTCCTGGCGGCATTCCTCGCCAAGTGGTTCAGGGAGCTGAAAGCGCTCCGGGCCGGCTGA
- the mnhG gene encoding monovalent cation/H(+) antiporter subunit G, whose translation MNLWLQILDTAGAVLLLVGAAICLLGVIGMLRLPDVLSRSHAATKPQTLGMILVLAGVALRLRGGMELATLALIAFFQMLTGPVASHLVARSAYRTGQIDHSELLFDELDEQLTDGK comes from the coding sequence GTGAACCTCTGGCTCCAGATCCTCGACACGGCGGGCGCCGTCCTTCTCCTGGTCGGCGCCGCGATCTGTCTGCTCGGGGTGATCGGCATGCTCCGGCTGCCCGACGTCCTCTCCCGCAGCCACGCCGCCACCAAGCCGCAGACCCTCGGCATGATCCTGGTGCTGGCCGGGGTCGCACTGCGGCTGCGGGGCGGCATGGAACTCGCCACCCTCGCCCTCATCGCCTTCTTCCAGATGCTCACCGGACCGGTGGCCTCACACCTGGTGGCCCGCTCCGCCTACCGCACCGGCCAGATCGACCACAGCGAGCTGCTCTTCGACGAGCTCGACGAGCAGCTCACCGATGGGAAGTGA
- a CDS encoding monovalent cation/H+ antiporter complex subunit F, which yields MTAPERVDQALLTCAVVLVLIAGGLLLARIWRGPSMLDRAISLDVCAALIIAGLAAKSAFARDPFYFPIMLVLAFLGFTGSVGIARFIAVRDRPRSPAGPPPHSDDAQEGPR from the coding sequence GTGACCGCACCCGAACGGGTCGACCAGGCCCTGCTGACCTGCGCCGTCGTCCTGGTCCTCATCGCCGGGGGACTGCTGCTGGCCCGGATCTGGCGTGGCCCCTCCATGCTGGACCGGGCGATCTCGCTGGACGTCTGCGCCGCCCTGATCATCGCCGGTCTCGCCGCCAAGTCGGCCTTCGCCCGGGACCCGTTCTACTTCCCGATCATGCTGGTGCTGGCGTTCCTCGGCTTCACCGGCTCGGTGGGCATCGCCCGTTTCATCGCCGTACGCGACCGGCCCCGCAGTCCGGCAGGCCCCCCTCCGCACTCCGACGACGCCCAGGAGGGCCCGCGGTGA
- a CDS encoding adenylyltransferase/cytidyltransferase family protein — MVQHRVGYAPGVYDLFHVGHLNILRHARSQCDYLVAGVVSDEMAALAKGHTPVIPLRERLEIVRSVRFVDAAFVETVPDKVETWQQVRFDVIFKGDDWRGTEKGMKLERDFAEVGVEVVYFPYTVHTSSTQLRRALDVLVSRPGALSAP; from the coding sequence ATGGTGCAGCACAGGGTGGGTTACGCACCCGGGGTGTACGACCTGTTCCACGTCGGGCACCTCAACATCCTGCGGCATGCCCGCAGCCAGTGCGACTACCTGGTCGCGGGGGTCGTGTCGGACGAGATGGCCGCGCTCGCCAAGGGCCATACGCCGGTGATCCCGCTCCGCGAACGACTGGAGATCGTCCGCAGCGTGCGCTTCGTGGACGCCGCGTTCGTGGAGACCGTGCCGGACAAGGTCGAGACCTGGCAGCAGGTCCGGTTCGACGTGATCTTCAAGGGCGACGACTGGCGGGGCACGGAGAAGGGGATGAAGCTGGAGCGCGACTTCGCCGAAGTGGGCGTGGAGGTCGTCTACTTCCCGTACACCGTGCACACGTCCAGCACCCAGCTGCGCCGGGCGCTGGACGTCCTCGTCAGCCGGCCCGGAGCGCTTTCAGCTCCCTGA
- a CDS encoding glycosyltransferase, translating to MSDAARPGPIRGRRLLLVSTNYAPELTGIGPYATQLAEHWAASGARVRALTGMPHYPSWRLEESYRRVWRTVEIRGGVGVHRRRHYVPPRQTALKRAAFEASILATGLIAPPPGRPDVVISQMPSLAGGVIGARLARHHRVPYLPVVQDLMGAAAAQSGIRGGGRAAAVAAAAERYALRGAALVGVIHESFVPGVRALGVDPGRIRLVPNWTHVQGPTADRAATRDRLGWPDGVPVILHSGNMGLKQGLEVLVEAARLAPGVRVVLMGDGNRRDALRARAEGLANVEFLTPAGGDEFTDVLAAADVLAVTQRASVLDMSVPSKLTSYFTSGRPVIASVADEGGTADEVRRSGAGVLVAPEDPAALLEAVQKLAADPAAADALGAEGPRYVARHLSREAGLARFDDLLAEVLRDGQDSGRR from the coding sequence ATGTCCGATGCTGCGAGGCCCGGTCCGATCCGGGGCCGCCGACTTCTGCTGGTCTCGACCAACTACGCTCCGGAACTCACCGGCATAGGCCCGTACGCCACCCAACTGGCCGAGCACTGGGCCGCGTCCGGCGCCCGCGTCCGGGCGCTCACCGGCATGCCGCACTACCCCTCCTGGCGACTGGAGGAGAGCTACCGGCGCGTGTGGCGGACGGTGGAGATACGCGGCGGCGTCGGCGTACACCGACGCCGCCACTACGTGCCCCCCCGCCAGACAGCCCTGAAACGCGCCGCTTTCGAAGCCAGCATCCTCGCCACCGGACTGATCGCACCGCCGCCCGGCCGCCCCGACGTGGTGATCTCCCAGATGCCCAGCCTCGCCGGCGGGGTCATCGGGGCGCGCCTCGCCCGGCACCACCGCGTGCCCTATCTCCCCGTCGTCCAGGACCTGATGGGCGCCGCCGCCGCGCAGAGCGGCATCCGGGGCGGGGGCCGGGCCGCCGCCGTCGCCGCGGCCGCCGAGCGGTACGCGTTGCGCGGTGCGGCCCTCGTCGGCGTCATCCACGAGAGCTTCGTCCCCGGCGTACGGGCCCTCGGCGTCGACCCCGGCCGCATCCGCCTCGTCCCCAACTGGACGCACGTGCAGGGCCCCACCGCCGACCGGGCCGCGACCCGGGACCGGCTCGGCTGGCCCGACGGCGTACCGGTGATCCTGCACTCCGGCAACATGGGCCTCAAGCAGGGCCTGGAGGTCCTGGTGGAGGCCGCCCGCCTCGCCCCCGGCGTCCGCGTCGTCCTGATGGGCGACGGCAACCGGCGCGACGCCCTGCGCGCCCGCGCCGAAGGGCTCGCCAACGTGGAGTTCCTGACGCCCGCGGGGGGCGACGAGTTCACCGACGTGCTGGCCGCCGCCGACGTCCTCGCGGTCACCCAGCGCGCCTCGGTCCTCGACATGAGCGTCCCCTCCAAGCTCACCTCCTACTTCACCTCGGGCCGCCCCGTGATCGCCTCCGTCGCCGACGAGGGCGGCACCGCCGACGAGGTCCGCCGCTCCGGCGCCGGAGTCCTCGTCGCCCCCGAGGACCCGGCCGCCCTGCTGGAAGCCGTACAGAAGCTCGCCGCAGACCCGGCCGCCGCCGATGCCCTCGGGGCCGAGGGGCCGCGGTACGTCGCACGCCATCTGAGCCGGGAGGCGGGACTCGCCCGTTTCGACGACCTGCTCGCCGAGGTCCTGCGGGACGGACAGGACAGTGGCCGCCGATGA
- a CDS encoding glycosyltransferase family 2 protein, which yields MTAGTPKLPIAVAIPTKNEGLNIAEAVKSVLGHFEAVVVVDSHSTDDTVKIAEECGAEVVTYTWDGGHPRKKQWCLENVRTDLDWILLLDGDERLSPGLLAELRETFRNPAAPKPAAYDIPLGYWFSGKRLRHGYTIRKRSLTDRTRCHYPEVGDLDAPGIGEVEGHYQPVAASVGTLTHPIEHQDLDPVTAWFERHNRYSDWEAWLEHHPQVKEQVRQVKSRQGQLFHKAPFKPVVSFAYMYLYKRGFLDGRAGFDFALAMSFYRWQIALKSREKPIR from the coding sequence ATGACCGCAGGTACGCCGAAACTCCCGATAGCCGTGGCGATCCCCACGAAGAACGAGGGGCTGAACATCGCGGAGGCGGTGAAATCGGTGCTCGGCCACTTCGAGGCGGTCGTCGTGGTGGACTCCCACAGCACCGACGACACGGTGAAGATCGCCGAGGAGTGCGGAGCCGAGGTGGTCACGTACACCTGGGACGGGGGGCACCCGCGGAAGAAGCAGTGGTGCCTGGAGAACGTCCGCACGGACCTGGACTGGATCCTGCTGCTCGACGGCGACGAGCGGCTCAGCCCCGGTCTGCTGGCCGAGCTGCGGGAGACTTTCCGGAACCCGGCCGCGCCGAAGCCCGCCGCGTACGACATACCGCTCGGCTACTGGTTCTCCGGGAAGCGGCTGCGGCACGGATACACCATCCGCAAGCGGTCGTTGACCGACCGGACCCGCTGCCACTACCCGGAGGTCGGAGACCTGGACGCACCGGGGATCGGGGAGGTGGAGGGCCACTACCAACCGGTCGCGGCGAGCGTGGGCACGCTCACCCACCCCATCGAGCACCAGGACCTCGACCCGGTGACCGCCTGGTTCGAGCGGCACAACCGCTACTCCGACTGGGAGGCCTGGCTGGAGCACCACCCCCAGGTGAAGGAGCAGGTGCGCCAGGTCAAGTCGCGTCAGGGGCAGTTGTTCCACAAGGCGCCGTTCAAGCCGGTGGTCTCCTTCGCCTACATGTATCTCTACAAGCGGGGATTCCTGGACGGCCGGGCGGGTTTCGACTTCGCGCTGGCGATGAGCTTCTACCGCTGGCAGATCGCGCTCAAGTCCCGTGAGAAGCCTATCCGTTGA
- a CDS encoding Na+/H+ antiporter subunit E: protein MKRVLGFSFRNADLPPLSFEFGTRRQRVLDLPLIAWLTVIWVLLWSTLTWANVLTGLVVSVAVCLAFPLPRVDLGLRLHPWGIICLAGYLFHDMYTSGVKVTRQTFFGLPHRAAVIGVPLRCRSDLMLAATAVAVSNVPGGSIIEVRRATATVFLHVLDADLPEELEAARRKVWRMEELTVRAFGTRDEIARVAEPPPPPQLAAGRPAP, encoded by the coding sequence GTGAAACGTGTTCTGGGCTTCTCCTTCCGCAACGCCGACCTGCCGCCCCTGAGCTTCGAGTTCGGCACGCGCCGGCAGCGGGTGCTCGACCTGCCGCTGATCGCCTGGCTCACCGTCATCTGGGTGCTGCTCTGGTCCACCCTCACCTGGGCCAACGTCCTGACCGGCCTGGTCGTCTCGGTCGCCGTCTGCCTCGCCTTCCCGCTGCCCAGGGTCGACCTCGGGCTGCGGCTCCACCCCTGGGGCATCATCTGCCTGGCGGGCTATCTCTTCCACGACATGTACACCTCGGGGGTGAAGGTCACCCGGCAGACCTTCTTCGGCCTGCCGCACCGGGCCGCCGTCATCGGCGTCCCCCTGCGCTGCCGCAGCGACCTGATGCTCGCCGCCACCGCCGTCGCCGTCTCCAACGTCCCCGGCGGCTCGATCATCGAGGTCCGCCGGGCCACCGCCACGGTCTTCCTGCACGTCCTGGACGCCGACCTGCCCGAGGAGCTCGAAGCCGCCCGCCGCAAGGTGTGGCGGATGGAGGAGCTGACCGTACGGGCCTTCGGCACCCGTGACGAGATCGCCCGGGTCGCCGAACCTCCGCCACCGCCCCAGCTCGCCGCCGGGAGGCCCGCACCGTGA